One genomic segment of Nonomuraea coxensis DSM 45129 includes these proteins:
- a CDS encoding alpha-L-arabinofuranosidase C-terminal domain-containing protein has protein sequence MFVGEYASRGNAFSNALAEASFLTGIERNADVVELASYAPLLADVDYVDWTPDLIWFDNDQAYGSPSYHVQRLFSRHVGDRVLPSSFKGEARPVEDISGAVGLGSWRTQVRYDDVKVTAADGTVLLAEDFSAGAPGWTPGLGTWAVQDGAYTQSALVEDARSTAGSAGWSNYTVEVTARKTGGDEGFLVMFGVRDTGNFYWWNVGGWNNTQTAIEKAVDGGKSALVTSADTVETGRDHRLKVQVDGRRITTWLDGRKVHDFVDSAQVEPLYQVVSRDRDKVTLKVVNAQDSAVRTAVDLGGSRFRPTAVITSLTGAPSDVNTLAEPDRVAPEEWRQSGLSASFGYDFPAHSVTFIELTER, from the coding sequence GTGTTCGTCGGCGAGTACGCCTCGCGCGGCAACGCCTTCTCCAACGCCCTCGCCGAGGCGTCGTTCCTGACCGGCATCGAGCGCAACGCCGACGTGGTCGAGCTGGCCTCGTACGCGCCGCTGCTGGCCGACGTCGACTACGTGGACTGGACGCCCGACCTCATCTGGTTCGACAACGACCAGGCGTACGGCTCCCCCAGCTACCACGTGCAGCGGCTGTTCTCCCGCCACGTCGGCGACCGGGTGCTGCCGAGCTCCTTCAAGGGGGAGGCCAGGCCGGTCGAGGACATCAGCGGCGCGGTCGGGCTGGGCTCCTGGCGCACCCAGGTCCGCTACGACGACGTCAAGGTGACCGCCGCCGACGGGACGGTCCTGCTCGCGGAGGACTTCTCGGCGGGCGCGCCCGGCTGGACGCCGGGCCTCGGCACCTGGGCGGTCCAGGACGGCGCCTACACGCAGAGCGCCCTGGTCGAGGACGCCCGCTCGACCGCGGGCTCGGCCGGCTGGTCGAACTACACGGTCGAGGTGACCGCCCGCAAGACCGGCGGCGACGAGGGCTTCCTGGTGATGTTCGGCGTGCGGGACACCGGAAACTTCTACTGGTGGAACGTGGGCGGCTGGAACAACACCCAGACGGCGATCGAGAAGGCCGTCGACGGCGGCAAGTCGGCGCTCGTCACCTCGGCGGACACCGTGGAGACCGGCCGTGACCACCGCCTCAAGGTGCAGGTGGACGGGCGGCGGATCACGACCTGGCTGGACGGGCGCAAGGTGCACGACTTCGTGGACAGCGCCCAGGTCGAGCCGCTGTACCAGGTGGTGTCCAGGGACCGCGACAAGGTGACGCTCAAGGTCGTCAACGCCCAGGACAGCGCGGTGCGCACGGCGGTGGACCTCGGCGGCTCCCGGTTCCGGCCGACGGCCGTGATCACCTCGCTCACCGGGGCGCCGTCCGACGTCAACACGCTCGCCGAGCCCGACCGCGTCGCGCCGGAGGAATGGCGGCAGAGCGGCCTGTCCGCCTCCTTCGGCTACGACTTCCCGGCCCACTCGGTGACGTTCATCGAGCTCACGGAGCGGTGA